The Kwoniella dejecticola CBS 10117 chromosome 2, complete sequence genome segment CTGAGGAACTTCCTGACTAGGTGGGTCACCGTCATCAATCTCATAAGCAGATCGAAGAAATTGCCCAGATTTGCATGATCGGGGCCAAAAGATCACTGATCACTGATGCTGTATCTCTTCTCGCAGAACCCACTTGCAAGATCTGATCGAGACGACCGCCCAAATCCACTACGAGTCTTTCCGATCCAAGCAGCTTTTGGCCCTCAAAGAGTCTTCCGCTAAGGCCCAACAAGCCGGTGCCAGTGCCTAACCTTTCTCTTGACTGCCATCTTATCAAAATGTCCAACAtcaatcctttcttctcgataAGTTCCTCAATTTAACGTTTATAACCTTTAATGACCTTTATGTGAATATATACCATCCGCCAGCGCCCGATTTATGTGCGGATCTTGCAAAATTACCTTTAAATACCATAAATGCGATGCTCTCATGTTCTTATCTGATGAAGGGCGGGCCATCCCGAATGGTGCGGTGATGAGTATACGATACATTTCAATacatcagctcgacatcCCAGCGGTTTGTCATACTGTTTCTATTCGTTTCAGCGGCATGCGGCAATGCATGAGTCACTCAGATGTGCTCCTATTTTTACGGAGCAAAGATACTAAGCGAGCTGAAATGCTGAAATGCTGGCCCTCGCACGGTCCTCGCCGCTTGGTGATTACTCATGGGATTGCGATTGCGTAACTTTGTTGACGGTTTACGGGTCTACGGTCTAATCTGATTTGAAAAAACTTCTTGCTGCAGTACTCGTACAGGAATAGAAATAGATTGTCTTGGTACTGTATCTTgccatatcatatcatagAGTACTTCACAAGCCAGTAATCTCCTCTCAAGTCTACGTTCATCTGAACAGCAACAAAAAATATAATGTCCGACGTAGCTTATCTTAAGAGTCTGTTGGGTGTTCATCCCGATTTCCctaagaaggtgagtcttttGCTTTTGGGTGTTTCACTGATAAGCACGTTTGcgctttgtgctttgtgctttgtgctttgtgcgCCCTGTCGTTGTCATTGAAGACTTGGGTCGATCCGTAATCCGAGGATGGATCAACATGGCCGGAGTGcatcaagtccaagtccaacTTCATTCACGTCAATCAATGATTGCCATACGCTGTCCCTCATAAAAAACGAACTTGTGCTGATGTCAGTATCAATGTCGTTTGACGTCTCTGACCTTATCAGGGAATAACattcctcgacatcttcccAATCCTCCGAGACCCCGTCGCATTCGAGACCCTCATAACCCACTTGATCCACCATATCATCACCGCCAATTCCGAGGCCGGTCGACCAGAAGTCATCGTCGGTCTAGATGCCCGAGGATTCTTATTGGGTCCTATCATTGCTATGCGATTGGGATGCGCATTCGTACCTGTTCGTAAAGGCGGTAAACTCCCCGGAGCGGTCGAGGTGGTCAAGTACCAAAAAGAATATGGGACGGACGAGTTTGAGATTCAGGCTGGAGCTATCCAGGATGGGCAGAGATGTATAGTGATTGAGTGAGTATTCCCTCTTTGGCCTGGGACACCATTTCATAGAcacattcatacattcatacattcatacattcattcaatcattcaatcattcaatcattcaatcattcaatcattcaatcattcaatcattcaatcattcaatcattcaatcattcaatcattcaatcattcattcatttcatctcatttcgct includes the following:
- a CDS encoding adenine phosphoribosyltransferase; the encoded protein is MSDVAYLKSLLGVHPDFPKKGITFLDIFPILRDPVAFETLITHLIHHIITANSEAGRPEVIVGLDARGFLLGPIIAMRLGCAFVPVRKGGKLPGAVEVVKYQKEYGTDEFEIQAGAIQDGQRCIVIDDLIATGGSAHAAGELIKKSGGKTLEYVFIVGLPFLKGHEKLDAKSYWMIEAED